Within candidate division WOR-3 bacterium, the genomic segment GTCGGAAAAGTCTGGGGTCGGACTGATTGACCATATGACCAGGCGCTCGCCAGGGACTTCCAAAACAAGCGGGTCTGAATCTGCAAGTTGGACCAGCACCCGGTTGTTTCCAGCGTCGAACCGGGAATGCTGCCAGATATGGACACCCGAGAATGCCTTCGGCTCCAAGCCGGCGAGTGCCGGGTGCGTGGTATCGGCCGCAGCGACCGAGAGAAATCCTGACGGCCGGCTCATACCTCTGCTTGTCGCATAGGTGCTAAGTGAGCTAGGCCCGACCGGAGCCAGTCCAGCCATCAGCAGGCACGCGCCGCCGGAGCGCAGGTAAAACTCGAGCCGATTCCAGTCCGCGGGCGCAAGCGCAAATGCATCGGCGACTATGACAGCACGGTAGCTGCGCAGGTTCACCCGGCCCAGTGCTGCCTGTTCAACAATGTCGACACGAAAGCCTGAGGTAGAGTCCGCAACGAGCGCCTGTCTGACATACCGTCCGGTCACGCGACCGCTTTCAACTAAGAGTACCGGCGTCACCTCGGCCAGGTTGAGAACAAAGAACCGCCTGTCGTCTACAGGCAAAGAGTCGCCGCGAAGCCAGACCTGACCGACGTAACGGCTGGGTCTTGCCACCACAGTCTCGAAGGTGTGATCGAGTCGGCAGAAGGGTGCGAGCTCGACGACTTTCTCCTCGCGCTGACCGTCAAGTTCGAGCGCGAGTGTCCGGCTTGTTCTCGCGCCTGAATAGTTTGTCACCATGACCTTGAGCCGGTTTGGCCGGCCAGCGCGGACAAAAAAATCTTCGGGGAACACCTTCACAATACCCGCGTTGTCAAAGCCCTGGCCGGCAACTGTCTCAAGTGTGAAGTTAGCCCTGGCCGGTACGCGCCAGTCATGACCAATCGAACGTTCCTGCAGGTCAGTTATGCAGATGACTTCGGCACGAAGAGACTCAGCAATTGCTCCTGCCCGCGAAAGGACTCGGTCAAGAGTTGGAGCCACTGCGAACGGCTGAAGCGAATCCAAGAGGCTGAGTACCAGCGATTGTGTGCCCGCCCGGGCCGGGATTTCGATGCCGGACGCGGTGAGAAATGCTAGACGCTGACCCTGACCGCTTGACCGTACAAGCTCCCGGGCCCGCTCAAGCGCCAAACGCCACCGATTACCATAGGACATACTGTAGGAATCATCCAGCACGAGCACTAGGTCTTCAGCCCGGGCCAGCCCGGTAACGCGGCTGGACAGATACGGCCGGGCAAGTGCCAACAGCAGCGAGAAAAGTGCAAGGGTACGCAGCACAAGAAGCAGGATTTCCTTGAGCCGGAGCCAAGAAAAACGCTCCCGCCGTACGGTACGTAGCAGCAGCAGTGAAGGGAACGGTTTGCGCTCAAGCCGCAGACGCGACAGGATGTGGATGATGACCGGAATCGCGGCAAAACCGGCAAGCGGCAGAAGACCGGGATTCACAAAACCCATTGCACTGACCTCAACGCATCCGCTGCCGACGTGCCAAGTAGGCGAACAGTGCTTGGTCGAACGGCGTGTCGGTTGTAATCCGGTGATAGTCAACCAGCCCTTCACGACAACCGCGCTCAAACTCACGGAAAAATGATACGAAGCTGGACCGGTACTCGGCGCCGACCACCCGCGGGTCGAGGGTCATCTCCTGACCAGTCTCTAGGTCGCGCAGCACAACCGGTGTCTTGAACGCAAACCGCTCTTCGTTAGGATCAACGATGTGGAACACAAGTACCTCGTGTTTACGGTGTCGGAAGTGACGCAGGGCAGAAAGTACTAGAGCCTGGTCGTCCCAAAGATCGGAAAGAATAATCACCAGGCCGCGGCGTTTGATGCGTTCGGCCAACTGGTGAAACGTAACTGCCAAGTCAGTATCGCCGCCCGGTCTTGTCTTCTCGAGCTGACTCAGGATAACTCTTAGGTGCGTACCGGTACTGCGGGCCGGAATGTAGGTCTGAATCCGGTCGGTGAAAACCACAAGGCCGGTCGAGTCCTTCTGATGGAGCAACAGATAGGCAAGGCTCGCACCAAGGTAACTTGCATATTCCAGTTTCGAGATACGGCCCTGGCTCCTATACGCCATCGAGCCGGACGCATCAACCACGATGTAACCACGGAGGTTCGTCTCCTCCTCGTATTCCCTCACGTAGAACCGGTCGGTCTTGCCGTAAACCTTCCAGTCAATCCGCTTCAACTCATCACCGGGCATGTATGGCCGGTGCTCGGTGAACTCAACCGAGAAACCCTTGTACGGCGAGCGGTGCAACCCAGCAAGGAAACCCTCAACCACAAGCCGAGCCTTCAAGTCAATGCTCCTGAGCTTGGCAACGACCTCAGGTTTGAAAAGGCGGGAGGAGGTGCCGGTCAGCCCGGCGCTGGAAACAGGCATAGGGAAGTCTAGCTCCGGCAACCCCACCACGCAAGTACTTCAGGTATCCGGGTTGCTTCTTGCTTGACCATTTCCATGGTTCGGCTAGATTGGGACGTGCCTCTAGTCCAGCTGACTGTTTCCGGATTCCGTAACCTTTTGGATACGCGCCTCGAATTGTCGCCCGACATCAACTACTTGTTTGGACCGAATGCAGCCGGCAAGACCAATCTGCTCGAGGCGGTCTACTATCTCGCCATTGGCCGTTCATTTCGGCGCAGTCCGGACAAAGAACTTCTCGGGTTCGGCCAGAGCTGTCTGACCATTGCTGGCACTGACCGCACAGGCCAATCCGGCGAAATAAGGTATGACGGCAGGGAGAAACGAATCCTACGTAATGGCACGGAAATTGACCGACTCTCAGCCTACCTCGGCTGGCTACCAGTTGTGGTATTCCTGCTCGACGACATTGATCTAGTCCGTGGCGCTCCGACCTTGCGCCGTGGTTTTCTGGACCTCGCAATTGCCAAGACCGACCCGGCATACATCCCGGTACTCAACAAGTACCGACATGCCCTGCGGCAGCACAACCGACTCCTGGAGCAAGCCGCAGCCATGAACGTTCGCGAAGCATGGGAGTCAGAGCTGGTCCAGACCGGAGTCGCGGTGTACAAACAGCGCCTGCGTGTTGTCGGCCCACTCCTAGAAGCGGCCATGCGGCACGGCCGGACATTACTCGGTACTGATTGCAGCTACGAGTACCGGCCCAGCATCGGTACAATCGGTTCTGAGAACAGTCACTCGGACCTAACCGAGCAGTTCCGCACAAGGCTCGTCGCCTTCCGACACCGGTCAGAAGAACTGAAACAAACTGTCGTCGGACCGCACCGGGACGACATTCTCGTGCGCAGCGCTGACCGGGAGCTGAGGCGGTTTGGTTCGATTGGCGAACAACGACTGGCCGCGGTCGCACTCCGGCTTGCTGAAGCCGACCTCCTTGCGTCAAGTCAGAAGGGCCCAGCGGTATTCCTACTCGATGAAATCGTATCCGAGCTGGACGAGCAACGTAGCCGGATGGTGCTTGAACTTGTGGCTCAACGAGGTCAGATGATATACGCGGCCGCAAAGGACCCGAGGCGCAAAGGGTGGAGCGGCCACTGGATAGAGATGAAGGACGGGCTGAGGCCGGGCTCCGAAGCCGCAGCACCATCGGCCTCCGAAATCCGTGAACTCTTTCCGGCCGGAAAGGTATTCCATGTCCAAGCAGGGAAAATCTCAGAAGTTCGTTAGCTTGGGGAGGGTCCTACCAAAGGTCTTGCGGGAACTCCATCTCGAAGAGCTGCTGCATGGTCGCCGACTGGTTGAGAAGTGGCCAGAGGCGGTTGGAGAGATCATCGCTCGTCACACCTGTGCACTGTCTTTCGAGGACGGCACGCTTCTCGTTTCGGTTGACAGCCCGGGGTGGATCAACCAACTCATCTATCTCAAGCCGCGGCTGTTCAAAGCGTTAGCCAAGTATGTCAAACGAGGCACAATCAAAGACATCCGGTTCGTACTCAAGCATTCCAGACCCCAACCGCAGTAGCGTCCTTCTCACCGTAGCTTGTCTTTCACTTCACTTGGAAAAGACGACCTCGGCCACATCCACACAACTTATCTTTACTGGGACGACGTCGGATTTTGTTGTGGCTTCGAGGGACGTTCCTAATTCTGGACCTCCAACGCCCGGCGCATCTCGGCGTGCATGAGGACCGGCCTCAACGCGTTGGTTGCGGAGAACAACTGACCACTGCTTCCAAGGTCTACGCCTTTAGTTCTGCCAGTTGCTGTTTGAGAGCCGGTACCAACTTATGCATGTCATCAACGATGCCGTAATGGGCGATCGAAAATATCGGTGCATTCGGGTCCTTGTTGACTGCGATTATTGTCTCGGACGCTCTCATGCCGGCCACGTGCTGAAATGCGCCTGAGATACCAAGCGCTATGTAGAGTCTGGGCTTTACCGTCTTGCCCGAAGAACCAACCTGGCAGTCCTTAGGCAACCAGCCAGCGTCAATCACCGGTCTCGACCCTGCCACGACCGCACCGATTGCGTCTGCCAGTTCCTTCACCGGCGTCAGGTTTGCCACCTCTTTCAAGCCTCGGCCTACTCCGATAATTACGTCAGCCTTGGTTATGTCAATGCCCATGCTCGGAATTTCGTCCAGACTGACGAACCTCGTTCTAAGACCCCCAGCCAACACGCCGGATGCGTCCCATCGCTCTACTTGCGTGGCAAGCCCGGCTGGTCCGGGCCTGAAGTTTGACTGCCGTACCATCACTAACACCGGTTTCGAACTAACCAGCCGGTCCGCGTTCAGCTTGCTGCCATACATTCCCCGCGTAACAACAAGCCCTTCGCCTGTCCACCTGAAACCGGCTGCGTCAGAAACCAGCCCGGCCCCGAGCTCAACTGCTAGGCTCGGGGCAAGGTCGGTACCGAAGGCAGAGTGAGCAACCATTACCACGTCCGGCCGACGCTCGGATACGAGCTTTGCCAGTACCCGCTGGTACCGCTCGGCATTGAACTGTCCAAGCTCGGGATGAGTGACACATACTATCCTGTCTGCCTGACCGGCAAGCGGTTCAAGCAGCGTCTCTCGGTCGGTTAGAAGCAGTGCCTCTACCTTGCCGCCCATTTCTCCAGCCAGTCCGCGAGCCGCGGCCAGCATCTCCAGAGTCACATCCCTTATTGTTCCCTGTCGATGTTCAACCAAAACCGTAACCCAGCTCATCGTCCAACTCCCTCATCGGCTGGGCCCTGTTCATTAGTCATTCGCCTCGTCATGCCAGTCCT encodes:
- a CDS encoding BatA domain-containing protein; this translates as MGFVNPGLLPLAGFAAIPVIIHILSRLRLERKPFPSLLLLRTVRRERFSWLRLKEILLLVLRTLALFSLLLALARPYLSSRVTGLARAEDLVLVLDDSYSMSYGNRWRLALERARELVRSSGQGQRLAFLTASGIEIPARAGTQSLVLSLLDSLQPFAVAPTLDRVLSRAGAIAESLRAEVICITDLQERSIGHDWRVPARANFTLETVAGQGFDNAGIVKVFPEDFFVRAGRPNRLKVMVTNYSGARTSRTLALELDGQREEKVVELAPFCRLDHTFETVVARPSRYVGQVWLRGDSLPVDDRRFFVLNLAEVTPVLLVESGRVTGRYVRQALVADSTSGFRVDIVEQAALGRVNLRSYRAVIVADAFALAPADWNRLEFYLRSGGACLLMAGLAPVGPSSLSTYATSRGMSRPSGFLSVAAADTTHPALAGLEPKAFSGVHIWQHSRFDAGNNRVLVQLADSDPLVLEVPGERLVIWSISPTPDFSDLVYRAVFVPLLYQTVGYLCQIDQRSEYFAGDTIRIELDQPTPVTIVTPRGRNRLEPVLGQGRGMLILSDTRTPGSYMIESDTGPFLGLAVNPLPEEGDLTTARFERLTGQGFRIRPASQTASANLTPLLLYISVLAFCCELVLLVVERRADVRRLRAGSMPGTL
- a CDS encoding DUF721 domain-containing protein → MGRVLPKVLRELHLEELLHGRRLVEKWPEAVGEIIARHTCALSFEDGTLLVSVDSPGWINQLIYLKPRLFKALAKYVKRGTIKDIRFVLKHSRPQPQ
- the recF gene encoding DNA replication and repair protein RecF (All proteins in this family for which functions are known are DNA-binding proteins that assist the filamentation of RecA onto DNA for the initiation of recombination or recombinational repair.) produces the protein MPLVQLTVSGFRNLLDTRLELSPDINYLFGPNAAGKTNLLEAVYYLAIGRSFRRSPDKELLGFGQSCLTIAGTDRTGQSGEIRYDGREKRILRNGTEIDRLSAYLGWLPVVVFLLDDIDLVRGAPTLRRGFLDLAIAKTDPAYIPVLNKYRHALRQHNRLLEQAAAMNVREAWESELVQTGVAVYKQRLRVVGPLLEAAMRHGRTLLGTDCSYEYRPSIGTIGSENSHSDLTEQFRTRLVAFRHRSEELKQTVVGPHRDDILVRSADRELRRFGSIGEQRLAAVALRLAEADLLASSQKGPAVFLLDEIVSELDEQRSRMVLELVAQRGQMIYAAAKDPRRKGWSGHWIEMKDGLRPGSEAAAPSASEIRELFPAGKVFHVQAGKISEVR
- a CDS encoding electron transfer flavoprotein subunit alpha/FixB family protein: MSWVTVLVEHRQGTIRDVTLEMLAAARGLAGEMGGKVEALLLTDRETLLEPLAGQADRIVCVTHPELGQFNAERYQRVLAKLVSERRPDVVMVAHSAFGTDLAPSLAVELGAGLVSDAAGFRWTGEGLVVTRGMYGSKLNADRLVSSKPVLVMVRQSNFRPGPAGLATQVERWDASGVLAGGLRTRFVSLDEIPSMGIDITKADVIIGVGRGLKEVANLTPVKELADAIGAVVAGSRPVIDAGWLPKDCQVGSSGKTVKPRLYIALGISGAFQHVAGMRASETIIAVNKDPNAPIFSIAHYGIVDDMHKLVPALKQQLAELKA
- a CDS encoding DUF58 domain-containing protein encodes the protein MPVSSAGLTGTSSRLFKPEVVAKLRSIDLKARLVVEGFLAGLHRSPYKGFSVEFTEHRPYMPGDELKRIDWKVYGKTDRFYVREYEEETNLRGYIVVDASGSMAYRSQGRISKLEYASYLGASLAYLLLHQKDSTGLVVFTDRIQTYIPARSTGTHLRVILSQLEKTRPGGDTDLAVTFHQLAERIKRRGLVIILSDLWDDQALVLSALRHFRHRKHEVLVFHIVDPNEERFAFKTPVVLRDLETGQEMTLDPRVVGAEYRSSFVSFFREFERGCREGLVDYHRITTDTPFDQALFAYLARRQRMR